The Micromonospora sp. Llam0 genome includes a window with the following:
- a CDS encoding transposase has translation MPERRTHDYARNGVTSLFAAFTIADGTVRPKIIDRNDSETFLAFLTDIDRDTPDHLRVHLVLDNGSSHTSKATRAWLAAHPRFTVTYTPKHASWLNMVVRHASRMSTATLIEGGAA, from the coding sequence ATGCCGGAACGCCGCACCCACGACTACGCCCGCAACGGCGTCACCAGCCTGTTCGCCGCGTTCACCATCGCCGACGGCACGGTCCGGCCGAAGATCATCGACCGCAACGACTCGGAGACGTTCCTCGCGTTCCTCACCGACATCGACCGGGACACGCCCGACCACCTGCGTGTCCACCTGGTCCTGGACAACGGTTCCAGCCACACCTCGAAAGCCACCCGGGCCTGGCTGGCCGCGCACCCGCGCTTCACCGTGACCTACACCCCGAAACACGCATCCTGGCTGAATATGGTGGTGCGACACGCAAGTCGCATGAGTACAGCGACACTCATCGAAGGGGGTGCGGCGTGA
- the ltrA gene encoding group II intron reverse transcriptase/maturase: MTAHAFALAMAALDVNGPEDDPAGWDAIDWRTCEDNVRRLRQRIFAASRDGDLKKVRNLQKLMLRSRSNAVVAVRRVTERNAGRRTAGVDRQVVVTGEQKAELADWIQNDAKPWTPLPVKRVYVPKSNGRRRGLGIPVIADRALQALTVNALEPEWEARFEPKSYGFRPGRGCHDAIVAIHTTSSRTDAKRLWVLDADLAAAFDRLDHDHICRSLGWFPGRGLVRQWLKAGVVEDGRFTPTGEGAPQGGVISPLLMNVALHGMEVAAGVRYHVTGTRAGKTMDGCPVVVRYADDLIALCHSREQAEQVKAALAGWLAPRGLVFNEDKTRITHLTEGVDFLGFNIRRYPNGKLLTKPSNDAVRRIRRRLSVEVRALRGSNADAMIGKLNPIINGWCAYYRIGVSKRVFNALDAHAWKLVYKWARFTHANKPRRWVVARYFGEFNSSRRDRWVFGSRETGYYLRKFAWTPIVRHRMVAGTASPDDPTLTDYWTRRRRRSNLPVDITTQRLLRAQHGRCPICRDLLLHADHEPRSPREWEQWLTATRRAVRRHAVTVWGAGTPDERVANRLIHTHCHRRTTSNGSPALPPTREPPGLA; encoded by the coding sequence ATGACAGCTCATGCCTTCGCTTTGGCGATGGCGGCTCTCGACGTGAACGGACCGGAGGACGATCCTGCTGGCTGGGACGCCATCGACTGGCGGACCTGCGAGGACAACGTACGGCGGCTACGGCAGCGGATCTTCGCGGCGTCGCGGGACGGGGACCTGAAGAAGGTCCGGAACTTGCAGAAGTTGATGCTCCGCTCGCGCAGCAACGCCGTGGTGGCGGTGCGGCGGGTGACGGAGCGCAATGCTGGTCGCAGGACGGCCGGGGTGGACCGGCAGGTCGTGGTGACTGGGGAGCAGAAGGCCGAACTGGCCGACTGGATCCAGAACGACGCCAAGCCGTGGACTCCCCTGCCGGTCAAGCGCGTGTATGTGCCCAAGAGCAACGGCCGCCGTCGCGGCCTCGGGATTCCCGTGATCGCTGACCGGGCGCTGCAAGCCCTGACGGTGAACGCGTTGGAGCCCGAATGGGAGGCCCGGTTCGAGCCGAAATCCTACGGCTTCCGACCGGGTCGTGGCTGCCACGACGCCATCGTGGCCATCCACACGACGTCGAGCCGCACCGACGCCAAACGGCTGTGGGTGCTCGACGCCGACCTGGCGGCGGCGTTCGACCGGCTCGACCACGACCACATTTGCCGGTCGCTGGGCTGGTTCCCCGGACGGGGACTGGTCCGGCAGTGGCTGAAAGCGGGCGTGGTCGAGGACGGCCGGTTCACCCCCACCGGGGAGGGCGCTCCCCAGGGCGGGGTGATCAGTCCGTTGCTCATGAACGTTGCTCTGCACGGCATGGAGGTTGCGGCCGGGGTCCGCTACCACGTCACCGGCACCCGTGCCGGGAAGACGATGGACGGTTGCCCGGTCGTGGTCCGCTACGCCGACGATCTGATCGCCTTGTGTCACTCCCGTGAGCAGGCCGAACAGGTCAAGGCGGCACTGGCCGGATGGCTGGCGCCCAGGGGTCTGGTCTTCAACGAGGACAAGACCCGGATCACGCACCTGACCGAGGGCGTGGACTTCCTGGGGTTCAACATCCGCCGCTACCCCAACGGCAAGCTGCTGACCAAGCCGAGTAACGACGCGGTGCGACGGATCCGCAGACGCCTGTCCGTGGAGGTGCGGGCCCTGCGCGGGTCCAACGCCGACGCGATGATCGGCAAGCTCAACCCGATCATCAACGGATGGTGCGCCTACTACCGGATCGGGGTGTCCAAACGCGTGTTCAACGCGCTGGACGCCCACGCGTGGAAACTGGTCTACAAGTGGGCCAGGTTCACCCACGCGAACAAGCCGAGACGCTGGGTGGTAGCCCGGTACTTCGGCGAGTTCAACTCGTCCCGGCGTGACAGGTGGGTATTCGGGAGCCGGGAAACCGGCTACTACCTGCGCAAGTTCGCCTGGACTCCGATTGTCCGGCACCGGATGGTCGCAGGGACGGCGTCACCCGACGACCCGACCCTGACCGACTACTGGACCCGGCGGCGTCGCCGCAGCAATCTCCCGGTGGACATCACCACGCAACGGCTCCTGCGAGCCCAGCACGGCCGGTGTCCGATCTGCCGAGACCTGCTGCTGCACGCCGACCACGAGCCGCGAAGCCCACGTGAGTGGGAACAATGGCTCACCGCCACCCGCAG